In the Drosophila virilis strain 15010-1051.87 chromosome 4, Dvir_AGI_RSII-ME, whole genome shotgun sequence genome, GTCTATTCCTTTGCCTCTCTCGATCCGGATCACTTGACCATGCGTGAATTCGATCCCTGGGTCGATATTGAGAATCAGTACTACAAGCGCGTGGTTGCCCTGGGCGTGCCCGTGCTCATTGCCATGGGCGGCTGGACGGATTCCAGTGGCGACAAGTATTCCCGCCTGGTCAGCGATGAGATTAAGCGCAAGGTGTTCGCGTCCAGTGCCGCGGGTTTCCTGCAGCGGCATGGTTTCAGTGGCATTCACTTGGACTGGAACTATCCCAAGTGCTGGCAAAGCGATTGCTCCAAGGGACCGGCCAGCGACAGGCCCAACCTGACCAAGCTGCTGCGTGAAGTGCGCTCAGAGCTAAACCGCGTAAATCCCAAGATGCAAATAGGCGTAGCCATTTCCGGCTACAAGGAGATCATCAGCGAGGCCTACGAGCTAGCTGCACTCTCCGACATCGTCGACTATATGACTGTGATGAGCTATGACTATCACGGCGCCTGGGAGCGCCAAACTGGGCACGTGAGTCCGCTCTATGGTCGGCCGCAGGACAAGTATCCGCAGTATAACACAGACTTCACCATGCAGCTGCTGGTGAAAATGGGCGCCCGTCGCGAAAAGCTGATCATGAGCATACCCTTCTATGGCCAAAGCTTTACGCTCGAGCAGAGCAGTCAGCGTCTGGTGGGCGAGGGTGTTGCCGCCAGCGGTCCCGGCGAGGCCGGTGAGCTTACCAAACAGCCCGGCATGTTGGCCTACTATGAGATCTGTCAGCGCATACGCAAGCAGAAGTGGCAGACGGGCCGAGACGTGGATCGCAAGTCGGGACCCTATGCCATGCTGCGGGATCAGTGGGTGGGCTATGAGGATGCGGCCAGTGTGGAGGCCAAGGCGCGCTATGCGGCCAACAATGATTTTGGTGGCATCGCCGCATGGACCGTGGATCTGGATGACTATCAGAATCGTTGCTGCAGCGAATCCTTTCCGCTGCTCAAGGCTGTCAATCGGGCCTTGGGTCGTCTTAATACTGAGCCGCCTACGCGCAACAACTGCGAGCGTCCACCACAGCCGATTACGCCAGTACCACCGCAAATGACCACCATAAGCAGCGATGGCTCATCGGGCGGCAGTCACAGTGATCACACAACATCCTGGCCCACCTGGGATCAAACCAGCACAACCCGTAGACCCAGCACTAGCACCAGCACAACAACCCGAAGgcccaccaccagcagcaccacGCCCGCCTGGTGGACCAGCACCACCAAAACTACCACTCCCGCCTGGTGGACCAGcacagccgcaacaacaacgaaacgTCCTGCGAAACCCAAGCCTAAGCCCACGCAGACAACCGCTCGTCCGGCTCACACCACCTTACCAGTCCCAGCACTGGTTTATCCAGTGGTTCAGCCTTCTAACTGTGAGGCTGGCGAATTCTATCCAGATACAAAGAATTGTAACGCGTATTACCACTGCATTGTACCGGGTGAACTGCGTCAGCAATTCTGCCCCGGCGGCCTGCACTGGAACAGCGAGGTCAAAAGCTGTGATTGGCCCGCCTCCGCGCAGTGTTCGGTGAAGAAGCAGCAGACGAGCACGAGCAGCAGTTTACCCACCAGCACCAGAAGCACCACCCAACGACCCATCACCACCACGAGCACGAgaaccagcaccagcaccagcaccagcaagAAACCGAGGAGAACGACGACGACATCAGCCAAGCCCAGTCGCAAGCCCACACAGAAACCCATTCAGCAACCGCTGCCCGGAAGCAGCACCAAGAAACCACATCGCACCACGCGACGTCCTAGACCGCCCACCTCATCGCGCTGCAACGAGGGTGAATACTACACGCACCGGAACTGTGGCAAGTACTACATCTGCGTAAATGGAGCGCTTGTGCCGAGCGAATGTGGCGGCGAGCTGCACTGGGATGGCATCCGGAAGATATGCGATTGGCCGCAGAATGTGCAGTGTGTCACCAGCAAGAAATATCTGCGCATTGTCCAGTCCAAGGCAAGCGAGGAGGATCCCTGCAATGGCGAAGAACGTGTGCCATATCCCGGCGACTGCTCCAAGTATTTGTTCTGTCTGTGGAATCGCCTGCAGGCAGCTGACTGTCCGCCGGGCTTGCACTATAATGAAGCGCTGGGCAACTGCGATTGGCCACTCGCTGCGCAGTGCAAAGAGGATGCGGGTGGCTCGGCCAGCTCCGGCAGCTCCGGCAGCTCTGGCAGCTCAAAGCCTAAGCCCCCGGCTGCAGCCAAGCCCGTGCCCACCACGCAGCGACCCTCGACGACGCCCAGACCCACTTACCCCACAGACAAGCCACAGCTCCAGCCACTGGATGGCTACTACAAGGTTGTATGTTATTTCACCAACTGGGCCTGGTATCGCAAGGGCCTGGGTCGCTACACACCCGACGACATTAACACGGATCTGTGCACCCATGTGGTCTACGGCTTTGCAGTTTTGGATTACACAGAGCTAACGCTACGCACCCACGACTCTTGGGCGGACATTGATAACAATTTCTATACGCGCGTCAGTGGGTTGAAGAGCAAGGGCGTCAAAGTCAGTCTGGCCCTGGGCGGCTGGAACGACTCCCAGGGCGACAAATATAGTCGACTGGTGCGCAACGCAGCGGCTCGTGCCAAATTCATACGTCACGCTCTGGACTTTATTGAGAAATACGGATTTGAGGGTCTCGATCTGGACTGGGAGTATCCGGTGTGCTGGCAAACCGAGTGCAACAAGGGCTTCGCCGATGAAAAGGAAGGATTTACTGCCTGGGTAAAGGAACTATCGGAGGCATTCAAGCCACGCGGTCTGTTGCTATCAACTGCAGTCTCACCCAGCAAGAAGATCATTGATGCAGGCTATGATGTACCATTGTTAGCCCGCTATTTCGACTGGATTGCTGTCATGACCTACGACTTCCATGGACAGTGGGACAAGAAGACAGGTCATGTGGCGCCTTTGTATCATCATCCCGATGATGATTTCGATTACTTCAATGCGGTAAATCATTTTCGACATCTGTATTTCATGAATCTAATCAGAGCCCTTTTCCTTGCAGAACTTCTCACTCAATTATTGGATTGAGCAAGGTGCTCCTTCTCGCAAGATTGTGATGGGCATGCCGCTATATGGTCAATCTTTTACGTTGGAgaatgccaacaacaatggaCTGAATGCCAAGGCCCCAGGACCTGGTCAGGCGGGCGAGTTCACCAAAGCTGCAGGCTTCTTGGCCTATTATGAGGTGGGTCTTCGCGGAAAACTTTTCTTACTTGAACAGTAGCTACCACTATTTGCACTTCAACAGATCTGCGAGCGCGTCAAGCATCAGGGCTGGGAAGTAGTTCAAGATGAACGTGGTCGCATGGGTCCGTATGCCCGGAAGGGTACCCAATGGGTATCCTATGATGATCCCGCAATGATCCGCAAGAAATCACAATTGGTGCGAGCCCTGAATCTGGGCGGTGGCATGGTCTGGGCTTTGGATCTTGATGATTTCCGGAATCGATGCGGCGATGGCGTGCATCCATTGCTGCGTGAGATTCATGCTGTGCTCAAGGATCCGCCAAGCGGTTATGAGCCGACGCGTAAGTCTCTAAAGACTTTTACAAGAATGCTTAAATTATATGCTGTCTGTTAATCTGCACAGCTGGCCTAACCCCGGCGGAAGTGGAATCAGTGGAAGAGCAAGCCATTTCGGGGGAGGCTGGAACAGCATCTGTAGAAAGCGAAGCCGGGCAATCTTCAACGGGATCAACTGGCCAAGGAAGCAGCGAGTCCGAAGAAGGTGAAGGCGAAGGCGGTGAGGAGCAAGAAGAGGTGGCTGTAATGCAGCACCCGGAGCCGGAATATTCTACTCCACAAGAGACAGGCAACAATGAGGAGGGAGAAGGCAACAACGAACCAGAATCTTCACAAGAAAACGAAGTCGAAGAGATTGATTTTGAAATGGAAGCCGGTTATCCCGTAGCTGGTTCCGGCTCTGAAACCGGCAACGACTACAAGGTGGTATGCTATTTCACCAACTGGGCGTGGTATCGTCAGGGTGGGGGCAAGTATCTGCCCGAGGATATCGATGCCGAGCTATGCACGCACATAGTCTACGGCTTTGCCGTGCTAAATCGTGATAAGCTTACAATACAACCACATGACTCCTGGGCGGATTTGGACAACAAGTTCTATGAGCGCGTGGTGGGCTACAGGAAAAAGGGTGTGAAGATAACCGTAGCCATAGGCGGTTGGAACGATTCGGCGGGTGACAAGTACGCGCGTTTGGTAAGAAGCGCTGCGGCACGTGCAAGATTCATACGCCACGTGTTGGACTTTATCGAGCAGTACGGTTTCGATGGTCTAGACCTGGACTGGGAGTATCCGGTGTGCTGGCAGGTGGACTGCAAGAAGGGCACTGCCGACGAGAAGCAAGGATTCACAGATCTGGTGCGTGAACTCTCGCAGGCATTTAAGCCAAAGGGACTACTACTCTCCGCTGCCGTTTCGCCCAACAAGAAGGTCGTCGACGCCGGCTACAATGTCCCTGAACTTTCACGCTACTTTGATTGGATTGCGGTGATGGCCTACGATTACCATGGTCAGTGGGACAAGCATACGGGTCATGTGGCACCCATGTACGATCACCCCGAAGGCACGGCGACCTTCAACGCCAACTTCTCCATAAACTATTGGCTGGAAAGTGGAGCCGAGCGTAAGAAACTTATCATGGGCATGCCCATGTACGGTCAATCCTTCTCACTGGCCCAGGCCAGCGATCATCAGCTGAATGCGCCCACTTACGGCGGCGGCGAGGCGGGCGAGGCTACGCGCGCCAGAGGTTTCCTAGCCTACTATGAGATCTGCTCCTACATTCAACGTCGCGGCTGGAATGTAGTGCGCGATGCACGTGGTCGCATGGGCCCCTACGCCTTCTCGCGGGATCAATGGGTCTCCTTTGACGATGCGCCAATGATCCGACACAAGAGCGAATATGTGCGCGCCATGGGCTTGGGCGGCGCAATGATATGGGCTCTGGACTTGGATGATTTCAAAAATGATTGCGGCTGCGAGTCGTATCCGCTGCTCAAGACAATTAATCGCGTGCTCCGTGGCTATCCGGGACCGCATCCCAGATGCACGCTGGAGCAGAGCGAAAAGACCATGGGTAAGTGGAAGGAAAGTAAAACTGAGATCTAAATAAAATGTCCGATTGCAGTTGCTGGCGACAAGGGCACCATAGAATCACCAAGACCCACCGTTAACACCGTGACTCCGGCTAGCATAGTTGCAACCTCATCTAGGCCTGATCCGAGTCAGCCACTGGACTGCGCTGGACGCAACTATGCGTCGCACGAGCGTGACTGCAACAAGTACTACATATGCCAATACGGCGAATTTATTGAGCAACGGTTAGTCGAAAATTGAACTTGATTAAAATTCCTTAACTAAAATCGTGTCTCATCTCTTTCAGCTGCCCCGCTGGTCTACACTGGAACGAGAACTACTGCGACTGGCCAAACAATGCGCATTGTACGGTTCGCGCGGACCAGACCACCCAGCCGCCGGTGGTGCATCGGCCGAAGCCAACCAGCACCACGGAGAGCAGCGTATCCGCCACAAAGCCCACAAAGAAACCCTTCACACCACCCAATAAGAAGCCCATAGCGCGCCCGAAACCAACACCAGCTCCACCGCTGGGCAGCAACGAGAACTACAAGGTCGTCTGCTACTTTACGAACTGGGCGTGGTATCGGCCCGGCCAAGGCAAATATGTGCCCGAGGATATCGACGAGAATCTCTGCACACACATTGTCTACGGCTTTGCGGTGCTCAACAGCAACACGCTGACCATCAAGACGCACGATTCCTGGGCAGACATCGACAATCGCTTCTACGAGCGCGTTGTAGAGTACAAGAAGAAGGGCTTGCGTGTAACAGTCGCAATTGGAGGCTGGAATGATTCGTTGGGCAGCAAATATGCGCGCCTGGTGCTCGATCCGCAGGCACGGGCGCGCTTCATCGAGAGCATTTTGGTGTTTGTTGAGAAATATGGCTTTGAGGGCTTGGATCTGGACTGGGAGTATCCGGTGTGCTGGCAGGTGGACTGTGCCAAGGGCTCGCCAGCGGAGAAGCAAGGATTTGCGGCACTTGTGCGAGAATTATCGGATGCATTCCGGCCACGCGGATTGCTGCTCTCCGCCGCCGTCTCACCCAGCAAAACCGTCATCGATGCGGGCTACGATGTGCCGCAGCTGGCACGCTACTTCGACTGGATAGCCGTGATGACCTACGATTTCCACGGCCACTGGGACAAGCAGACCGGCCATGTGGCGCCCCTGTATTATGTGGAAGGCGATACGAATCCCTACTTCAATGGCAACTATAGCATACACTATTGGTTGGATCAGGGCACACCGCCCAGCAAGCTGATCATGGGCATGCCCCTGTACGGCCAGTCCTTCACGCTGGCCGATCAGAACGCACGATCCATTAACGACAAATCCATTGGACCTGGCCAGGCGGGCACCTATACACGCGCCGGTGGCTTTTTGGCATACTATGAAATTTGCGAGAAGGTCAGCGCTGGCGGCTGGACGGTGGTGCGCGACGAGGAGGGTCGCATTGGACCCTTCGCATACAGCGGCAATCAATGGGTATCCTACGACGATGTGGCGGACATACGACGCAAGGCGCAATTTGTGCGCGGCCTGCGTCTGGGCGGCGGCATGGTCTGGGCCCTGGATTTGGATGATTTCCGTGgtcgctgcggctgcggcaagCATCCATTGCTGCGCACTCTCAATCAAGAGCTGCGCGGCATTCCCGGACAGCGCGCCAACGATTGCACATAGTaatgtttataattatcaTGTGTCCTATATGCCAATTCCTTTTGCTGCTGACTAGGCTCGCAATCTGTTCTTAAGATTTTTGCCAATTAGTtgtaagcacacacacacacacacacactcgcaaaacaagaaaataaaactaatataaacaaaacactcaaattaaatttcgGCCATGTTTACAAACTATATTCTAACCAGGGTCGCATTCGTAACGTTCATTGGTTTAATTTTTGCGCTGGTATTTTTTAGCGCGTATTTTTAAGGtgaccattttgttttttcttcaagTAATACCAAAACAGTGCAACGCACGATACGACGAGTCGTTCGATTTGTAACACTTTACATGCGATGTGCTTCTCTAAaacatatcgataacaaatgttccctaaagaaataaataaataataaaatcagcTAATTTACAAAGCAAAGATTGGTCGAATGCAAAAAACTACTAACAGCCCGGAAGAATTACAAAAGTAATTAGAGGCTGTTGTAATCTCTTAGggtaattgattttattttacaattattaatatatttatttgttaaaagAATACACTCGATATACAATTTTGGGAATGCCCACAACACAATTAAAAACTTCAATTCGAGGTATAATGAATTTTCCGGAATATCAGTGTTGCTATCATGCCCATTTTTGTTCAATAAATTGCCGACCAAAATTgtatacttttttttcaaaatttactGTATTAAGATTTATTGGCAATGTTGTGGTTAAAATGTGCCTAAATCGTAACGTGTGGTGGCCAACAAACGCAAAACGTTATCCAACGTGCGCGAGCGTTTCGAACAGCTGTTGAGGTCTGGAATCGCCAGAGCGCaaagaaaatagaagaaaagaaaaaaacacaacaaaaaaaaaaaacacaaaagtgcCAGCCGAAACTTTTGCGGAGAGCGCGAGAGAAGTTGTTGGCCAAAGCTTTTTAGCCTGTCGTCATCGTGAACCCTAAgggtcgtcgtcgtcgtcgtcgtcgtcgtcgtcgttgttgccgttgccgtcgtcgtcgtcgtctcaGTCGAACGGGCAACGAAGTTGCATACGCAACAAATTTTCTGGTCAGCGGGTCGCGGCTGCTGTTTgtcgtgttttgtttttggttcgtGGCAACGGCAGAGGCCAAAGCGTagcttgtgtttttgtttatgtacaCAGAGTCGCATTGATACACACGggtatacacgcacacaccctaACGCACACAATCAAAAGCATAACGCCCCACACCTCTGCGCGAGTGTTCTGTGACGTCACAAATTTGATCGCGCCTGCCAAATTGAatacgaacaacaacaacaacaacaacaacaaagatgaCACACTGTCGCGGCACCTTTAGGCATTTGGTGCGCCATTGCCATTTGCAGTCCAAGCTGCCAGCGGTCAtcggcagctgcaacagccgcAGATTCACCCGCCTGGCCAcatacagcaacagcagcagcaacagcagcaaatacaTCAACAGCCTGCAGCAGCGTCTGGTGGCAAGTAGCCGTTGCTACTCCAAGTTTAGCACACACCTGAACAGCGAGCGGGCGATGGAGCTGCTGTGCAATCTGGACGAGGACGAGCGTCTCAATTTGCGCGATGCCATGTGCAAGCTGGAGGCGGATTTGGTGAAGAAACAGTTCGAAAGTAAGTGCATTTTGTTAGCGCTGAGCGGGTATCTGAACTAAACAAACAGACTTGATCGACTAGCTGCTACCCTGTATTGAAATAGGTGACTTGATCTATTTTGCTGTGGAAATTTGCTT is a window encoding:
- the Cht10 gene encoding probable chitinase 10 translates to MRRRATPCRLLLLCLWTTAATGHIRIEAPEVHVAPSYKPAFVRAAVESMPLEDEPGALSRFSIRPTFGETFLPLRSAVESVPSINERNVAQLRESSPLRSFVRDSVEAQPSDYDEDDEPEQFGAPASFVRDVPEEMQQEKLTHTLVQPDPWTVSDKYAAFIAPSANDNYQPQPYRSGSPHQQLLKSVDLEQLEHIDELDSFTEQQFYGALALADLSENGVAYGALSQAKATTDKKNYNMAPKVLCYMSNWAFYRKADGHFVPEQLDPKLCSAIVYSFASLDPDHLTMREFDPWVDIENQYYKRVVALGVPVLIAMGGWTDSSGDKYSRLVSDEIKRKVFASSAAGFLQRHGFSGIHLDWNYPKCWQSDCSKGPASDRPNLTKLLREVRSELNRVNPKMQIGVAISGYKEIISEAYELAALSDIVDYMTVMSYDYHGAWERQTGHVSPLYGRPQDKYPQYNTDFTMQLLVKMGARREKLIMSIPFYGQSFTLEQSSQRLVGEGVAASGPGEAGELTKQPGMLAYYEICQRIRKQKWQTGRDVDRKSGPYAMLRDQWVGYEDAASVEAKARYAANNDFGGIAAWTVDLDDYQNRCCSESFPLLKAVNRALGRLNTEPPTRNNCERPPQPITPVPPQMTTISSDGSSGGSHSDHTTSWPTWDQTSTTRRPSTSTSTTTRRPTTSSTTPAWWTSTTKTTTPAWWTSTAATTTKRPAKPKPKPTQTTARPAHTTLPVPALVYPVVQPSNCEAGEFYPDTKNCNAYYHCIVPGELRQQFCPGGLHWNSEVKSCDWPASAQCSVKKQQTSTSSSLPTSTRSTTQRPITTTSTRTSTSTSTSKKPRRTTTTSAKPSRKPTQKPIQQPLPGSSTKKPHRTTRRPRPPTSSRCNEGEYYTHRNCGKYYICVNGALVPSECGGELHWDGIRKICDWPQNVQCVTSKKYLRIVQSKASEEDPCNGEERVPYPGDCSKYLFCLWNRLQAADCPPGLHYNEALGNCDWPLAAQCKEDAGGSASSGSSGSSGSSKPKPPAAAKPVPTTQRPSTTPRPTYPTDKPQLQPLDGYYKVVCYFTNWAWYRKGLGRYTPDDINTDLCTHVVYGFAVLDYTELTLRTHDSWADIDNNFYTRVSGLKSKGVKVSLALGGWNDSQGDKYSRLVRNAAARAKFIRHALDFIEKYGFEGLDLDWEYPVCWQTECNKGFADEKEGFTAWVKELSEAFKPRGLLLSTAVSPSKKIIDAGYDVPLLARYFDWIAVMTYDFHGQWDKKTGHVAPLYHHPDDDFDYFNANFSLNYWIEQGAPSRKIVMGMPLYGQSFTLENANNNGLNAKAPGPGQAGEFTKAAGFLAYYEICERVKHQGWEVVQDERGRMGPYARKGTQWVSYDDPAMIRKKSQLVRALNLGGGMVWALDLDDFRNRCGDGVHPLLREIHAVLKDPPSGYEPTPGLTPAEVESVEEQAISGEAGTASVESEAGQSSTGSTGQGSSESEEGEGEGGEEQEEVAVMQHPEPEYSTPQETGNNEEGEGNNEPESSQENEVEEIDFEMEAGYPVAGSGSETGNDYKVVCYFTNWAWYRQGGGKYLPEDIDAELCTHIVYGFAVLNRDKLTIQPHDSWADLDNKFYERVVGYRKKGVKITVAIGGWNDSAGDKYARLVRSAAARARFIRHVLDFIEQYGFDGLDLDWEYPVCWQVDCKKGTADEKQGFTDLVRELSQAFKPKGLLLSAAVSPNKKVVDAGYNVPELSRYFDWIAVMAYDYHGQWDKHTGHVAPMYDHPEGTATFNANFSINYWLESGAERKKLIMGMPMYGQSFSLAQASDHQLNAPTYGGGEAGEATRARGFLAYYEICSYIQRRGWNVVRDARGRMGPYAFSRDQWVSFDDAPMIRHKSEYVRAMGLGGAMIWALDLDDFKNDCGCESYPLLKTINRVLRGYPGPHPRCTLEQSEKTMVAGDKGTIESPRPTVNTVTPASIVATSSRPDPSQPLDCAGRNYASHERDCNKYYICQYGEFIEQRCPAGLHWNENYCDWPNNAHCTVRADQTTQPPVVHRPKPTSTTESSVSATKPTKKPFTPPNKKPIARPKPTPAPPLGSNENYKVVCYFTNWAWYRPGQGKYVPEDIDENLCTHIVYGFAVLNSNTLTIKTHDSWADIDNRFYERVVEYKKKGLRVTVAIGGWNDSLGSKYARLVLDPQARARFIESILVFVEKYGFEGLDLDWEYPVCWQVDCAKGSPAEKQGFAALVRELSDAFRPRGLLLSAAVSPSKTVIDAGYDVPQLARYFDWIAVMTYDFHGHWDKQTGHVAPLYYVEGDTNPYFNGNYSIHYWLDQGTPPSKLIMGMPLYGQSFTLADQNARSINDKSIGPGQAGTYTRAGGFLAYYEICEKVSAGGWTVVRDEEGRIGPFAYSGNQWVSYDDVADIRRKAQFVRGLRLGGGMVWALDLDDFRGRCGCGKHPLLRTLNQELRGIPGQRANDCT